Genomic DNA from Ctenopharyngodon idella isolate HZGC_01 chromosome 1, HZGC01, whole genome shotgun sequence:
aacTTTACCAGGCCTGGAAATTGCTATTTTAaaattccatgacttttccaggtttTTCATGACTGTACGAACCCCGTATATACTATATCAAATTAATatcaaatgtatatattaaataagtACATTCAGCCCTGTAGTATGAACATAGAGATAGAAGTGAGAAGTCTGGTCATGCAGAGACGGTTTATCATTCAAAATCATAAATGGCAAACATTTTTTGGCAATAAAACTAAAAGATGAAGATGAGAAAATCTGTCTGTGAAGAGCTAGAAAATACCTCAAGCCCCACCCCCTCTGACCACAGCGGGCGGCACGCTAGCACTTGCCTCTCGATGGAATAACCTGTAGAAGAATCCTCGTTTGGGTGCTGGATTTGGCCTGTTTACATCCAGATCAGAACACAGTGTTCCATCCATCTCGAACACATTAATCTCCTTAAAGCACTCCATCTCAATCATCTGaaatatgaacacacacacacacgtacaacTGTACACACTTAAAAGGTTCCATGCCAGTCCTCTATTTCACATCATGGCCGCATTTCCATCTAGGATTTTCAATAAATCAATGGTCCATCATGAATTTTTAGAAGGAAATTTTATTGCTCagaagttactttttttattgacTTAATGGAGATGTGTCTCATTTAACCTTATCTCAAATGATTCTCATAAATATACCAAGACATAAAAAAAGACACAATTGTCTACATACTGTAAGAGTGCAGAGctataaaattgatcaaaagttataaattacattataaaatgacagtaaagacattcagaATCTTAcaagatttgtatttcaaataaattttctattcatcaaagaatcctgaaaaaaatgtatcacagattCCACGGAAGTATTAAGAAGTAGCTGTtttcaagaaatgtttcctgagcaaatcagcatatcagaatgatttctgaaggatcatgtgacactgaagtctggagtaatgatgctgaaaattcagctttgccatcacaggaataaattacattttaaaatacaggaatcaacatttgaaatggatcaaaaaagttaatcaaagttgtcctaagaagaaggttttaggacaactttgattaactttttttgatCTACTTAAattgttgactactgtatattaaaatagatcatttaatttcacaatattactgttttactgtatttttcattaaataaatgcagccttggtgagtataagagactttttttaatttttttttttactttttgttttttttccaacaaaattttgaatggtaatgtatggACATATTACTCTTCTGAAGTGACCAGAGTGCTGTACCTCATTTTGCCATGGGATGGAGACACTTCCTGTTACAAACTTATGGTAGAAGTCATCATCTGTAGGGTCCAGATTTACACCTTTGACTGTAGAAAACTGCTCTATGTCCAGAACATCCTTGCAGTACACCGCACGAggctaaaaaaaaagacagcagATATGACAAACATCCACCTGGAAAATCATACATGCTTAGTCTTACAGGTGCTCAAGCagataaaaacatgaaaacagccaGTCAATGACTCACATCAGGACAGAACGGTGGGTCTAGTATGTTGGCCTCCAATCGCTTGAAATTGATGTTGCGGAAAATGGGATGCAGTTTGACTTCAGCCCCTCCTCTCCCTTGACACCCCAACCGCTCCTTTGGATCTTTACATAACAACTGTGGAGCCCAGGAAAAGAGAGGGAAAGTGCTGTCAGAAACAGGAACTGAGGTCAGGGAGGGAAAGAAATGGAGCTGACACAGAAGAGGAGAAATCCCAGTGGAAGTATAACTGACCTTGAGGTCACAGTCTTCCATGACACCATGAGATAGGACTAAACAACACTCACTCCTCCACTATTACACATGAACTCTTTTCCTTgttgaaaatattacatattatagccaacattcaaaatttaattttaattctgacCAATAAGTGTGTCCATGATAAAGAAAAGGACACAAGTTCTTATACACCTACACTTAGAACTCATGAAAAACTTTTAtagcatttttaatatttgaatttaATAACTCTAAAATGTAATGTGGtgcagtgttgtttttgttaactaaaacttgtttattgaaaaaaaggtgaaataaattaaaatgtaaatattagacaaaaaaaaaaaaaaatcaaacttggcaactaactgaaataatataggttgaagctgaagtactaaaatttttaaaactgaaataaaaataaatgaaaagctaAATAgatatattacaaataataaaaaatgacagaagaacatctaaactaaaattaaaataaaaacggaaataaacaatcattattttcaaaaaaagtttaaaaagtgttttttttccaaatttaataaatattatgttacTTATACCCACATGAATTATTTACTGAGCAAAAGTTtctcaaatattaataaaatattaccataactactttttttcctttataaaaaaaataataaattcataaaGTAATATCAAATAAGTAAGTAAtatgaaagtaaaataatatttttttttatttaatattaaatatttaatgccccccaaaaatatatacattaattttaacagaaataaatcaaaacatgTTAATCAGGAGAGATGTATTTATGAATTGCactttttatgtatatttgcataaattaatacatttggaCAATACATGATCATTATGTCATTTACCCCAATACCAATTTATGTTGACTGTGGTTTAGTTGACACACTCCCAATTTAAGAGTCCCACTGGTTACAATGGCACTGTGATCATGTTGATCATGTGTTCTCATCTCATGAATATGATCCTTTCCACAGGACCAAAAAAACCCTAAAGAGCATCAAGTGCGCACCTGTCGGCAGATATCTTTAGCATCTTCAGAGAACTTTTCAGTGTATTCCTCCTGGTCCTCACACACACGCCGGTCCACCTCCTCTCTCTTCACACGCTCTTTACGGCGACGGAAAGGAGACTGACCCTGAATCATTTCGTATATTAGGCATCCCAAACCCCACCAGTCAGGACTGAAGGTGTAGCTCTCATTCTGAATGACCTCTGGTGCTAAAAACACATACGGAGAAGAATGAGGTCAAACACTCTATGACAAGTACCGCTGAAGAGATACGGAATGCATTTGGCTCTTACCCATGTATCCCACCGTGCCAACACGCCCTCGTATCGTCTCACCCTCTGGAATTTGGACGGCAAGTCCCAGATCAGAAATACGGATGTGCCCTGGAAAACAGCATCTCTTATACTTCatctattttttatatttttaacttcCTTTTgagtgtaatgttgctgtttgagcatgaaaaaggtctgcaaagttacaaagcacaaagtcactccaaatgGAGTTTGTAAAAAAGACTTAGTAAAAGGGCTTAATAGGTCTTCTTTAAAACCTGCAGTTTTTTCATTCCTAACATGCCCAAACATGACATGCTTCAAAATGGTTACAGCTAATATGAATGTTCTCCTTAGAGGTAAATGCTCTAATTAAAGAAGTTTAAAGGGgaaaaactagatttttactttttctgaagaaaacttgatttgtgtttgtttgtgcaaaatGCATCACCACAATGCAAGGGTATTCTGGGTGAATGGCAAgacattgctatgtggttgctagggtggcAAATGTCTAAGAGTCCACCCTCAAGTCTAGATACGCATAAATAAGATAaaacagaagacaaaaaaacaggccttaaagggatagttcacccacaatttactcaccctcaagccatcctcctaggtgtatatgactttcttctttcagacgaatacaatcagagatatttttcttacaaaaacccatcgcttcacttcataaggcctttattaaccccctggagccgtgtggattacttttatgatggatggatgcactttttggggcttcaaaaatctcaagccccattcactaccattataaagcttggaagagccaggatattttttttgatataactcagattgtgttcgtctgaaagaacgaagtcatatacacttaggatggcttgagggtgagtaaatcatgggatgattttcatatttgggtgaactgttcctttaaaacgCAGtggtaaatataaaaatggctTACCACGATCATCTAGGAGAATATTTTCAGGTTTCAAGTCTCTGCAAAAATAGAGGGAAAAAATCATTTTAGATCATTAgttaacttttttgttattgtttacacaaccattcaaaagtttggggtcagtaagatgttattgaaagaagtctattatactcaccaagactgcatttatttaatcaaaattacagcagtattatgaaatattattacacttttaatatatacaatttaatatattttaaaatgtaatttattcctgtgatggcaaagctgtattttcagcatcattactccagtcttcagtgtcacatgatccttcagatatcactataatatgctgatttgctgctcaagaaacatttcttattttcaatgttaaaaacagttgtgctgcttaatattttttctggaaaccgtgatatatttttttcaggatgctttgataaatagaaagttcaaaagaacagcatttacagcATCTttcgtaacattataaatgtctttactgtaccttttgatcaatttaatgtgcacTTGCTGGctaaaagtactaatttcttaaaaaaaaaaaccttactgcccccaaacttttgaacagtagtgtatatgggGAGCTGTAGCCTTATGTTTAATAATCTGAGCAGCTAATACATGGTTTAAATCCGGATACTTTTGAACAAGTAATTTGACAGAAAGCTTGCATAATAATCCTGCTCTATTTTAGCACTGCTCTGACCAGGTAATTCCATACGAACTGTCTCCTCAATCTGCCTGCTTCTAATAAAAGACGTACACATAcacggaaaaaaaaaagaagaaatttgtttatattcatTTTGCATAGAAAACGATGCCTGCCAATATTGATGGAAAGTAAAGCCTTacattcaaaaaatatattcagaatttaaatatattcaaatctCGCAGCCAAATATTGCTATGCAGTATCTTCAAAATTTGCAATATTCATCATGCAAAACACAAGGGAAAAAGTCCAACAAAGTTATCACTAGACAGAATCTCTGGACTTTATCATTTATATTCTGGAAAATCTTCAGAATTATGCAAAATGGATgtaaacatggtaaaatgtGAGAGtgttaaactaaaactaaacacaCCTGTAGACGATCCTCTCTCGATGCAGGTCCTCCAAACCACAGCAGATCTCTGCTGCATAAAAGATGGCACGCTGTTCATCAAAACCTGAGTTTCCCATGTTATAGATATGAAACTTCAAGTCACCGCCATTCATTATAGTCAACACCAAACATAGAGCGTCCTTAGTCTCATATGCATATGCCAAACTAACCTAgggaagaaaaagagagaaaaagaggtgCATTGTTATCTATTCATGAAGAAAGGATACATGAAACTTTGTGGTGTGTGTGAAACGGTCAAATGTAGCTCATGAGAAGGTGTTTCACATAACACCTGTAATACATTACAGCACATTTCAAACCTCCACAAGGTTATGCCAGGATAAACTATAAATGGACACTCAGGAAATAAACCGTATATGCTTTTAACCATTAAAGCATCTTGATTATTGTATTTCTTTAGGATTTTTTACTACTATAGAGACTAATAGAGACACTTCAATGGTCAGAGAAACAAAGGAAAACTAgacttttatattttctgaagaaaaagagATGTATGCCCATTCacagttgctatgcagttgctttgatttgatttgtgatttcagattgtttttaaagaagttttatgctcaccaaggccagatttttttatcacaaaatagtaatattgtgatataatcagcatattagaatgatttctttgacactaaagactggagtaatggctgctgaaaattcagctctgccaTTACaggcataaattacatttgaaaatatattagaatagaaaacagttattttaaattgtaataatatttcacaatattactgtttttactgtatttttgaacaaataaaagcagccttggtgagcataaaggtgatgatacacagggcaactttttgagcaatgttgctgggcaatgttgccaaaagatgttgcttgggcactttcccattgagaatgggcaacaaatttctatctggatatcTAGggagaaatttgttgcccattcatAATGGGAAAGTTCCCACAACAACATCGCTTGGCAAAAttgcccggcaacattgctcaaaaagttgccctgtgtatcatcaccttaagagacttctttcagaaacgaATTTTTTCTTACACCTGTTTTATCGTCTGCCAGGCGAAAAATGTCTGATTAGGTAGAAAAGTGACCGCACACCTCTAACTCAACAAAACATACAATTTGAGGTATCACTCATTTTCTATATCACAGTACAGGACTAGTAACTAAGTTTAATACGTAGGATTAAGGGTTTAGAAAACTCAAGCTGCAGTAATAATGGTGATGTTTGACTTAGCAAGCCTGTCTAGAAGGGCTACATCATATGCAGCACATTATCATTTTACATCAGCATGTCCTCTGTGATCTGTTGAGTGACGTCTGAGGAGAACCACTGCCGAAGTTGAAAACCGCAGTGTTAAGGAGGGGTTCTCATCCTTCAGCGGTTACACCCAACATTGTGGGTGGTTAGGTTTCAGAAGCAGACAGATGTGAGAATGGGTTGTGAATTTAGACAAGAAGCTGATGTTACCATGAGAACCTGCAGCTCAACGAGACCACGAGGACAATCAAAAGACCCTTTACATTATTAATAACTCCAAAAAATATAACTCCAATGGGAGCCAATCTGAGTGTTTACAAACTACAATGTAAAGCAATCTGGTCATTTATCATGTAAATAGTGCTGATTTTAAATTCGAAAGAAATAAATGACTTCTCAAATACTCCAATAACATCAAAAATAGATCTCGTTGGCTATTACACCACCATTTTTTACAGACGGTATACCACAGGTTCCGTTGTACCTTGGTATTACCAACTACTTTGGACTACAATGTAAATACTGGACAGAATCTATACATAATGTATACAGAATGAATTTGGTTGATCATACAGTATGATGATATATCAACTGTGTATCATCTGATATAACTGTACAATGGTTTACATGTTGTACTatatctgatatatatatatatatatatatatatatatatatatatattgtgatggaaattttgaactaattaataatgaactaacatttcttttcttctacAGGCCTAATAAGCTAACTTTGAAATAGAGAAATAGTCAATAGGACTGAGTGTTGTAACAAGTGGAACAATTCTGCTGTGCTGGCTAGACAGCATCCTTCTAAGGATAAAAAATAGTCtttgaaaaattgttttaacCTATTGAGTAATCTGAACTATTAACCCggtgatattttttgatgatctTGTGATTCAGTTGTTCTAATCTAAATTTACTCCGCCAGTGAGCGGGACAGAGGAACTGATATGTTTTTCTTAAGTCTGAACCAATCATATTAAGACTGATGATTATGAGTAATAGATCATGCTATACTGACTGTGAAATGTACCTGAAATCCTATAAAACCTGCTGTATTCCTTTGTTCGGAGAGAGATTCTCTGGGATTGATGGGAACGCTCCCGGCCGTGATTAAAGCTTTGAAGGACAAAAACTGGAGTCTCTGGTTATTGCTGCGCAGCAAGTCAGGTTAGGGAACACTAGGTTTTTGAGGGTCAAGACGTTGACCGAGAAATTATTGAGTGTTGATTAGGCAACGCTCCGAAAGATCAtatattattgagtgtcgatttgGAGACGCTCCGAGTACTATTGAGTGTCgatttggagatgctctgaaagATCAGGAAAtttattgagtgtcgattaggagacgctCTGAAAGATCAGGAAAtttattgagtgtcgattaggagacgctcgggtgtcgattaggagacgcccCAGGAACAGGTaaacttaagtcaggtgcgtCTTGGAAAATCTATCAcagtttatataaatatatatatatatacacatatatacatatatatacacacacacacacactccacaaTGCTAAAGTtgagtcagtattttttttttttttttttaagaaattcatacCTTTATTTagaaatgattcattaaattgaccaaaagtgacagtaaagacatttattatgttacaaaaggtttctaatttaaataaatgccgttttgaactttctattcatcagagaaaaaaaagaaaaaaaaaaaagaaaaaaaaaccctaaaaatatatcagttttcacaataataataataataataataaatcttaggaaaatttgtaatatttcacaataaagaAAATACTGACTGATTGGTTTAAACATGATCACCATTGTTGTTTGGTTTTATAGTTACGTACAAACCACGAATATGTTAGAGATTTGAACTGTAttattgtttatgtatttttatttaattgttattattttaattaattcattttttcctACAGTGATATTGTTAATTTGTAAAAGAGTACATTATTTAAAGTTTACTtaccattttatatattttattttattttattttatttattgttattattattactattgtcATTGTtgtcttaatattttatgtatgtttaATTATTTCGGTGGAAAGGATTATAATGGGGAAAAAGTTATAACTTTAATTGTATGAAACTTTCTGTTAATGCTTTGAAAAAGtttatacataaattataaaacaatacagACTGTTGTTAATGTAGTTTTtgattatatatacattattttataataatacaattttaaatattttaaatatattgtcatattacaaaataaaaatattgactttttattatatatatatatatatatatatatatatatatatatatatatatatatatatatagctgtatttctttatcaaatatataaaaaatacaaaacaatctgaacaatatataaaataactatatacagtcaaaccaaaatttattcagacaccttgaacatttcattcattaatacagtttattcactatagtaaaaaaaaaattgtaataaaatatgacaagatctcagagttaaactgtgtcagaaaacattaatcttaattatgtcagataacacttaagcaaaacatggtcaggtcaaagttttatttataaatttttatcagttttactggtaatccactgtatgaagaattttggggtataatatgtcacagtttactttattttgctatcctcacttacataaatgaactatagtgtcctgcacccactagtaaaaatatatcaaaaatataaaaaatgtctgaataatttttggtttgactgtataatcatataatatgataataatatataatcttACTGCTTAAAGTTTACAGATTAACAGCAGGGTGTCAGTCAGAGAAAGAGTGAATAGAATAAAAGCTGTTTCCCATCACACACAGCTCAAATTAGTCACGGCATTATGTCACTTTATACTGTTAGAGTTTACTTGTCGTCCCCAACTTTTAAACATGAGTCTGTTTATACATGCTGAATGAACTCTGgggctggagagagagagagagagagagagagagagagagagagagagagagagagagagagtgagagtgagagtgtgtgtgtgtgtgtgtgtgtgtgtgtgtgtgtgtgtgtgtgggtgtgggttTAGGGTTTAGAGCACTTGACTCTGCTCTCTAAAAAGCTGCTGTTTGGTCAGCGTTGCTAGGCAACAGAGATGTTCTCATTTGTGAAGTAGTTCATGAGGAGCAATCGTTCCTGCCTGTAGCATGAATGCGGACAAAGACTCGCACACACGCATGCATACTCTtgcgcacacatacacacacaacatttttcttttaaatttagatgTACTTTACATACCTAAAAGACACTTGCACTAGCTGCAATCCTAAGCACAACTCacctgtatgtgtatgtgttcgtgtatgtggctgtgtgtgtctgtgcgagctttgtgttagtgtgtgggtgggtggaCAGAGGCTCAGGTGCTCTACAGCTGTAGTGGAATGAATCAGAGGCCGACATTACACTGCAGGGACTGTGTGCTATGTCTGTACACATGTTCGGCTGGCTGTTCTCTTTTGaatatcgtttttttttttttttgaggtccTGGAATGACCAAATTCCAAAAGATAATGTAAAAAGGCTTTAAGTTAttaaaaggaatagttcagcaaaaaggaaaattatttACTTGCCCTCGTGTCATTCTAAACTCAAGTAATTTttatctgtggaacacaaaaggagaatctTTGCAGAATGTTATGGCCACTTTCCATTGAAAGTGAA
This window encodes:
- the grk4 gene encoding G protein-coupled receptor kinase 4 isoform X1 — its product is MEIENIVANTVLLKAREGGGGKRNGRSKKWKEMLKLPHISQCEELRRTIERDYTSLCEKQPIGRQLFRQFCDTQPKLRRCIEFQDSVALYQLAPDEKRRDVGLNILDTYFNNGSAAHLPEIAQDVVGDCRQKLEQSPCKELFQECTRIVREYLSGVPFSAYQETMYFSRFLQWKWLERQPVTKNTFRHYRVLGKGGFGEVCACQVRATGKMYACKKLEKKRVKKRKGEAMALNEKRILEKVNSSFVVSLAYAYETKDALCLVLTIMNGGDLKFHIYNMGNSGFDEQRAIFYAAEICCGLEDLHRERIVYRDLKPENILLDDRGHIRISDLGLAVQIPEGETIRGRVGTVGYMAPEVIQNESYTFSPDWWGLGCLIYEMIQGQSPFRRRKERVKREEVDRRVCEDQEEYTEKFSEDAKDICRQLLCKDPKERLGCQGRGGAEVKLHPIFRNINFKRLEANILDPPFCPDPRAVYCKDVLDIEQFSTVKGVNLDPTDDDFYHKFVTGSVSIPWQNEMIEMECFKEINVFEMDGTLCSDLDVNRPNPAPKRGFFYRLFHREASASVPPAVVRGGGA
- the grk4 gene encoding G protein-coupled receptor kinase 4 isoform X2; the encoded protein is MEIENIVANTVLLKAREGGGGKRNGRSKKWKEMLKLPHISQCEELRRTIERDYTSLCEKQPIGRQLFRQFCDTQPKLRRCIEFQDSVALYQLAPDEKRRDVGLNILDTYFNNGSAAHLPEIAQDVVGDCRQKLEQSPCKELFQECTRIVREYLSGVPFSAYQETMYFSRFLQWKWLERQPVTKNTFRHYRVLGKGGFGEVCACQVRATGKMYACKKLEKKRVKKRKGEAMALNEKRILEKVNSSFVVSLAYAYETKDALCLVLTIMNGGDLKFHIYNMGNSGFDEQRAIFYAAEICCGLEDLHRERIVYRDLKPENILLDDRGHIRISDLGLAVQIPEGETIRGRVGTVGYMAPEVIQNESYTFSPDWWGLGCLIYEMIQGQSPFRRRKERVKREEVDRRVCEDQEEYTEKFSEDAKDICRQLLCKDPKERLGCQGRGGAEVKLHPIFRNINFKRLEANILDPPFCPDPRAVYCKDVLDIEQFSTVKGVNLDPTDDDFYHKFVTGSVSIPWQNEMIEMECFKEINVFEMDGTLCSDLDVNRPNPAPKRGFFYRLFHREVCFRSASNEEEEPS